A stretch of Gymnodinialimonas phycosphaerae DNA encodes these proteins:
- a CDS encoding LacI family DNA-binding transcriptional regulator gives MKGQLRNKRTVTSYDVARLAGVSQSAVSRVFSPDASVSDAMTRRVREAADQLGYRPNRLAQAMITGRSRIVALVVAHFENQFFSEAFERLALELQARNYHVLTFMAADVAGKTDQVIEELLDYRVEGLITASVGLSNELTRAINDADIPIVMFNRSQDHPDLSGVSSDNVTGGRAVADYLLQSGCRRIAHIAGWHGASTQRDREAGFLAGLAAAGHTLFAREVGDFHHDQAESATRRMFATATRPDAVFVANDHMAFAVMDVLRHDLGLRVPEDVSVIGYDDVPMARWKSYNLTTVRQPVRRMVSATVDLLLDRIAAPDAEAQRLVFEGQVVERGTVRRPD, from the coding sequence TTGAAGGGTCAATTACGGAACAAACGAACAGTTACGTCCTACGACGTCGCGCGGCTTGCCGGCGTCAGCCAGTCGGCGGTAAGCCGGGTCTTTTCTCCGGATGCGAGTGTCTCGGATGCGATGACAAGGCGGGTGAGGGAAGCGGCCGACCAACTGGGATATCGACCCAATCGGCTGGCACAGGCCATGATCACCGGGCGAAGCCGGATCGTGGCTCTGGTGGTCGCGCATTTCGAAAACCAGTTCTTTTCCGAAGCATTCGAGCGTCTGGCCCTTGAGCTTCAGGCCAGAAATTACCACGTCCTGACCTTTATGGCGGCCGATGTCGCCGGCAAGACCGACCAAGTGATCGAGGAACTCCTCGACTACCGCGTCGAGGGGCTGATTACGGCGTCCGTCGGTCTTTCAAATGAACTGACCCGGGCGATCAATGATGCGGATATCCCGATCGTGATGTTCAACCGTTCACAAGACCACCCTGACCTGTCCGGGGTCAGTTCCGACAATGTGACCGGGGGGCGTGCGGTGGCCGACTACCTGTTGCAGAGCGGGTGCCGCAGGATCGCCCACATCGCGGGTTGGCACGGCGCCTCGACGCAAAGAGACCGGGAGGCCGGGTTTCTTGCGGGCCTTGCCGCGGCCGGACACACGCTGTTTGCCCGTGAGGTTGGCGATTTCCACCACGATCAGGCCGAGTCTGCCACCCGTCGCATGTTTGCCACTGCGACCCGTCCGGATGCGGTTTTCGTCGCCAACGATCACATGGCCTTCGCTGTCATGGACGTGCTTCGCCACGACCTGGGCCTGCGGGTGCCCGAAGATGTGTCGGTCATCGGCTATGATGATGTTCCGATGGCGCGCTGGAAAAGCTACAATCTGACGACCGTGCGACAGCCTGTCCGAAGGATGGTCTCGGCCACGGTCGATCTTCTGCTCGACCGCATCGCTGCGCCCGATGCCGAGGCGCAGCGCCTGGTCTTCGAGGGGCAAGTCGTCGAGAGAGGTACGGTCCGCCGACCGGATTGA
- a CDS encoding LysR substrate-binding domain-containing protein — protein MRSRASIREYEVLRAVITAGTVTAAAYKLGVSQPAVSRMLAQLEANMGVILFERRGSRLRPTAEALRLNDNLDRLFDALAYLNGTDPGDPVSQPLRLAAPPTLTHRFLGHCVASFMKLHPGQMISLETCTSNDLVDRLVDDRLDLGFTLAEATHSAMELIPFHRSLAVCVMAPDHPLARHDVITPDLLHDQDHINLTRRFMVRTRLDQVFRKAGVRTRPVAEVGTAVSALTLARAGVGFSVLCPFPVLQPDDPTLAIRPFRPEFIYSASFAVSTIRPQSRPARAFMRHVQMAVRSDPHALTDFAPLPAEDAAAEMI, from the coding sequence ATGAGGTCGCGCGCATCCATCCGTGAGTATGAGGTTTTAAGGGCCGTGATCACCGCCGGCACGGTCACGGCGGCGGCTTACAAGTTGGGTGTCTCGCAACCTGCCGTCAGCCGGATGCTCGCCCAACTCGAAGCAAATATGGGTGTCATCCTGTTCGAGAGGCGCGGCAGCAGGCTGCGCCCCACCGCCGAGGCGCTTCGCCTCAACGACAACCTCGACAGACTGTTCGATGCCCTGGCCTATCTCAATGGCACGGACCCCGGCGATCCGGTCAGCCAACCCCTGCGGCTGGCCGCCCCGCCCACGCTGACCCATCGCTTTCTGGGTCACTGCGTTGCCAGTTTCATGAAATTGCATCCCGGCCAGATGATTTCACTCGAGACTTGTACCTCCAATGACCTTGTCGACCGCTTGGTCGATGATCGGCTGGATCTGGGGTTCACACTCGCCGAGGCGACGCATTCCGCCATGGAACTGATCCCCTTTCACCGGTCCCTTGCGGTCTGTGTGATGGCCCCCGATCATCCCCTGGCCCGCCACGATGTCATCACGCCCGACCTGCTGCATGATCAGGATCACATCAATCTGACCCGTCGTTTCATGGTCCGCACGCGGTTGGATCAGGTGTTCCGCAAAGCCGGTGTGCGCACGAGGCCGGTGGCCGAGGTTGGCACCGCCGTCAGCGCTCTGACGTTGGCGCGCGCGGGCGTCGGGTTTTCCGTCTTGTGCCCCTTTCCTGTCTTGCAGCCCGATGATCCGACCCTGGCGATCCGGCCTTTTCGCCCGGAATTCATCTACAGTGCGTCCTTTGCAGTTTCCACAATCAGGCCGCAGTCGCGACCGGCGCGCGCTTTCATGCGGCATGTGCAAATGGCCGTCCGCTCCGATCCCCATGCCTTGACGGATTTCGCGCCCCTGCCAGCAGAGGATGCGGCAGCCGAGATGATCTGA
- a CDS encoding carbohydrate ABC transporter permease produces the protein MAAQMERAPLSLKLLALGFVLVWVFTAAFPFIWTVWGSFKVQADFFSYADWTDALDGPTTRAQTGSAFTLDAYRGVWIDNEFWRPGLNTLIVTFSVTAISLTFGTLGGYALARSGYRYAFWVLIAALIFRAMPGVTLVSGYLLPFFELNLWGRLPTAIIVLVALNQPFTLWLLHAFFLSIPRDLDESAMVDGCTRFQAFRLAIIPVMWPGVITAGIFSFLTGYNDFVISAAILSEDNQTMIPRIAAFLGSVQLRGQIMYAVAATVSVILPLIFLVLFFQKRIVSGLTAGAVKG, from the coding sequence ATGGCTGCCCAAATGGAACGCGCACCGCTGTCGCTGAAACTGCTGGCCCTCGGGTTCGTCCTGGTCTGGGTCTTCACAGCGGCTTTTCCCTTCATCTGGACGGTCTGGGGCAGCTTCAAGGTGCAGGCCGACTTCTTTTCTTATGCCGACTGGACCGATGCGCTCGACGGACCCACGACGCGGGCGCAGACCGGCAGCGCCTTCACGCTCGACGCCTATCGCGGGGTCTGGATCGACAACGAATTCTGGCGACCGGGGCTGAACACGCTGATCGTGACGTTCTCGGTGACGGCGATCTCGCTGACCTTCGGCACGCTGGGCGGCTACGCGCTGGCGCGGTCGGGGTATCGTTACGCCTTCTGGGTGCTGATAGCGGCGCTGATCTTCCGTGCCATGCCCGGCGTTACACTCGTCTCCGGTTATCTGCTGCCGTTCTTCGAGCTCAATCTGTGGGGCCGGCTGCCGACCGCGATCATCGTGCTCGTGGCGTTGAACCAACCGTTTACCCTCTGGCTATTGCACGCCTTCTTTCTGTCGATCCCGCGCGACCTCGACGAAAGCGCGATGGTCGATGGCTGCACGCGGTTCCAGGCGTTCCGCCTCGCGATCATTCCGGTCATGTGGCCGGGCGTCATCACCGCCGGAATCTTCAGCTTCCTGACCGGCTACAACGACTTCGTCATTTCCGCCGCGATCCTGTCGGAGGACAATCAGACGATGATACCACGCATCGCCGCGTTCCTGGGCTCGGTACAGCTGCGCGGCCAGATCATGTATGCGGTGGCGGCGACGGTGTCGGTGATCCTGCCGCTGATCTTCCTGGTGCTGTTCTTCCAGAAACGCATCGTCAGCGGTCTGACCGCAGGGGCGGTGAAAGGGTAG
- a CDS encoding ester cyclase — protein sequence MPKEQDPKAISAERLDYAEIDAPGRERTQSMEGFDPEYTDIVDYILRCTHRIWEEKNVGLIYSHYTHNCVVYLPNETLYDREEVVENTIQRIVTMPHVGMASQVIWRGDDKEGFYTSHLITTAGRHTQQGPYGAPTGRKYTIRGIADCMIFRNRIYREWLVGDSMGVIHQLGLDPMPIALAAAARIGPALPQEAGVRSRLPGQLPPPADTDTAIAHNEAEAETLRWLHRVMNQRMFGEMRAVYDPNAMYHGPQMVELSGVEAIIHQWMGVFGAIPDGSFRAEHICSVPAEEGGTKVAVRWMIEGRHGGWGLFPTLGAPTQRPVRLMGVSHYHYVDGRIVDEWTVYDEMTLLVQILAGETGADDAEST from the coding sequence ATGCCGAAGGAACAAGACCCAAAAGCGATTTCCGCCGAGCGCCTGGATTATGCCGAGATCGACGCGCCGGGACGCGAGCGCACGCAATCGATGGAGGGATTCGATCCAGAATACACCGATATCGTAGACTACATCCTGCGCTGCACGCACCGCATCTGGGAAGAAAAGAACGTCGGGCTGATCTACAGCCACTACACCCACAACTGCGTCGTCTACCTGCCCAACGAAACGCTTTATGACCGCGAGGAAGTGGTGGAGAACACGATCCAACGGATCGTGACCATGCCCCATGTCGGCATGGCCAGCCAGGTGATCTGGCGCGGCGACGACAAGGAGGGGTTCTATACGTCTCACCTGATCACGACCGCCGGGCGCCATACGCAGCAAGGCCCCTATGGCGCGCCCACGGGCCGGAAATATACCATACGCGGCATCGCCGATTGCATGATCTTTCGCAACCGCATCTACCGCGAATGGCTGGTGGGCGACAGCATGGGCGTCATCCATCAACTGGGCCTCGATCCGATGCCGATCGCCTTGGCCGCAGCCGCGCGGATCGGGCCGGCTCTGCCGCAGGAAGCGGGCGTGCGCAGCCGCCTTCCGGGCCAATTGCCGCCGCCGGCAGACACCGACACGGCGATCGCGCACAACGAGGCCGAGGCCGAGACGTTGCGCTGGCTGCACCGTGTCATGAACCAGCGCATGTTCGGTGAGATGCGCGCGGTTTACGACCCGAACGCGATGTATCACGGGCCCCAGATGGTGGAACTTTCGGGAGTCGAGGCGATCATCCACCAGTGGATGGGCGTCTTCGGGGCAATCCCCGACGGAAGTTTCCGGGCCGAGCATATCTGCTCGGTTCCGGCGGAAGAGGGGGGCACCAAGGTCGCGGTGCGCTGGATGATCGAGGGACGCCATGGCGGCTGGGGGCTTTTCCCAACGCTCGGCGCGCCGACGCAGCGCCCAGTGCGGCTCATGGGGGTCAGCCATTACCATTACGTCGATGGCCGGATTGTCGACGAATGGACGGTGTATGACGAGATGACGCTGCTGGTGCAGATCCTCGCCGGAGAAACGGGGGCCGACGATGCCGAAAGCACCTAG
- a CDS encoding nuclear transport factor 2 family protein, whose translation MPDFQTEKALVRAYHDAICKAPVGEESETLARFTSPDWYWRGMHPFHERTGAEAVADVYWTPLKTAFTRLQRRPDIFLAGRNEMDGFNSVWVVSMGHLMGLFDRPWLGIRPTGRITMLRYAEFNKVEDGRITETAMFCDIPQVMMQAGQNPFPPQTGAHLVQPGPMTHEGLMWDAQDPATGEATLAAINAMLNNPGEKFNDPDEARRLARVWQDDMIWWGPAGIGAAYTIPGYIRQHVEPFDAALFDGYRFNGHLCRVAEGHFGGFFGWANLTIKNSGGYMGMPAGPGPADMRVVDMYREEDGKLAENWIFIDLLHWLNMQGLDVLGRMDSL comes from the coding sequence ATGCCTGATTTTCAAACCGAGAAGGCGCTGGTGCGCGCGTATCACGATGCGATCTGTAAGGCGCCGGTGGGGGAAGAGTCAGAGACCCTCGCCCGCTTCACCTCGCCCGACTGGTACTGGCGCGGCATGCATCCGTTCCATGAACGGACCGGTGCGGAGGCAGTGGCGGACGTCTACTGGACTCCGCTGAAGACCGCCTTCACCCGCCTGCAGCGACGCCCCGACATCTTCCTCGCGGGGCGCAACGAGATGGACGGGTTCAACTCGGTCTGGGTCGTCTCGATGGGGCACCTGATGGGGCTCTTCGACCGGCCCTGGCTCGGCATCCGGCCCACCGGGCGCATCACCATGCTGCGCTACGCCGAATTCAACAAGGTCGAGGACGGGAGGATCACGGAGACCGCGATGTTCTGCGACATCCCGCAAGTGATGATGCAAGCCGGTCAGAACCCCTTCCCGCCGCAGACCGGCGCGCATCTGGTGCAGCCGGGCCCGATGACGCATGAGGGGCTGATGTGGGACGCGCAGGATCCCGCAACGGGAGAGGCCACCCTCGCCGCGATCAACGCGATGCTCAACAACCCTGGCGAGAAATTCAACGACCCCGACGAGGCGCGCCGCCTCGCCCGGGTCTGGCAGGACGACATGATCTGGTGGGGGCCCGCCGGGATCGGCGCGGCCTACACGATCCCCGGCTATATCCGCCAGCATGTCGAGCCCTTCGACGCGGCGCTTTTCGACGGCTACCGGTTCAACGGCCATCTCTGCCGCGTGGCCGAGGGGCATTTCGGCGGCTTCTTCGGGTGGGCCAACCTGACCATCAAGAACTCCGGCGGTTACATGGGGATGCCCGCCGGACCCGGCCCGGCCGACATGCGCGTCGTGGACATGTATCGCGAAGAGGACGGAAAACTGGCCGAGAACTGGATCTTCATCGACCTGTTGCACTGGCTGAACATGCAGGGGCTGGATGTCCTGGGACGGATGGATTCACTTTGA
- a CDS encoding nuclear transport factor 2 family protein has translation MPDFQTEKALVRAYHDAICKAPVGEESETLARFTSPDWYWRGMHPFHERNGAEAVADVYWTPLKTAFTRLQRRPDIFLAGRNEMDGFNSVWVVSMGHLMGLFDRPWLGIRPTGRITMLRYAEFNKVEDGRITETAMFCDIPQVMMQAGQNPFPPQTGAHLVQPGPMTHEGLMWDAQDPATGEATLAAINAMLGDMGRRERTKNDRPGYAGDLARTWHDDMIWWGPAGIGATYTIERYIKQHAAPFREALNDGYRFNGHLCRVAEGHFGGFFGWANLTVKNSGGYMGMPAGPGPADMRVVDMYREEDGKLAENWIFIDLLHWLNMQGLDVLGRMAGLQHDA, from the coding sequence ATGCCTGATTTTCAAACCGAGAAGGCGCTGGTGCGCGCGTATCACGATGCGATCTGTAAGGCGCCGGTGGGGGAAGAGTCAGAGACCCTCGCCCGCTTCACCTCGCCCGACTGGTACTGGCGCGGCATGCATCCGTTCCATGAACGGAACGGTGCGGAGGCAGTGGCGGACGTCTACTGGACTCCGCTGAAGACCGCCTTCACCCGCCTGCAGCGACGCCCCGACATCTTCCTCGCGGGGCGCAACGAGATGGACGGGTTCAACTCGGTCTGGGTCGTCTCGATGGGGCACCTGATGGGGCTCTTCGACCGGCCCTGGCTCGGCATCCGGCCCACCGGGCGCATCACCATGCTGCGCTACGCCGAATTCAACAAGGTCGAGGACGGGAGGATCACGGAGACCGCGATGTTCTGCGACATCCCGCAAGTGATGATGCAAGCCGGTCAGAACCCCTTCCCGCCGCAGACCGGCGCGCATCTGGTGCAGCCGGGCCCGATGACGCATGAGGGGCTGATGTGGGACGCGCAGGATCCCGCAACGGGAGAGGCCACCCTCGCCGCGATCAACGCGATGCTCGGCGACATGGGGCGGCGCGAGCGCACCAAGAACGATCGCCCGGGATATGCCGGGGATCTTGCCCGCACCTGGCACGATGACATGATCTGGTGGGGGCCCGCCGGGATCGGCGCGACCTACACGATCGAGCGCTACATCAAGCAGCACGCGGCACCGTTCCGCGAGGCGTTGAATGACGGCTACCGGTTCAACGGCCATCTCTGCCGCGTGGCCGAGGGGCATTTCGGCGGCTTCTTCGGGTGGGCCAACCTGACTGTCAAGAACTCCGGCGGTTACATGGGGATGCCCGCCGGACCCGGCCCGGCCGACATGCGCGTCGTGGACATGTATCGCGAAGAGGACGGAAAACTGGCCGAGAACTGGATCTTCATCGACCTGTTGCACTGGCTGAACATGCAGGGGCTGGATGTCCTCGGACGGATGGCAGGCTTGCAGCACGATGCCTGA
- a CDS encoding ester cyclase: protein MPKAPSMTDSVALPFSLPNRPKVTQIRKRDAAELKAPGRERTQPMDGFEPHFTDIVDYIVRITEEIWVDRAVGRIYDTYDHACTIYSHYGVVRSVEEVIASTVTTLNGFPDGEPHHVNVAWSGDSAVGFYTSHLGFSRSTNLGRSAYGPATGAKVGLHFAADCVSKDNLIHTEWLVRDNGALVRQLGFDPDNVARDIAERGNTRNRFVNSPETRLVGQTPRAPLDIDAGTPEGYVRTLFHDIWNLRRLDRMADHYDADMILHAGGGREAQGLRNASALYLSVMAAIPDGVMRVQNVCWSEETDGPILAVRWLLEGSSARGGVLGDAVPVGRPVAMMGVSHLRFEGGRIVEEWMIFDEIGVMAQAWSD, encoded by the coding sequence ATGCCGAAAGCACCTAGCATGACGGACAGTGTGGCCCTGCCCTTCTCCCTGCCGAACCGACCGAAAGTCACGCAGATCCGCAAACGCGATGCGGCGGAACTGAAGGCGCCGGGCCGCGAGCGCACGCAGCCCATGGACGGGTTCGAGCCGCACTTTACCGATATCGTCGACTACATCGTCCGGATCACCGAGGAGATCTGGGTCGACCGCGCGGTCGGCCGGATCTACGACACCTACGATCACGCCTGCACGATCTATTCGCATTACGGGGTGGTGCGCTCGGTCGAGGAGGTCATCGCCTCGACCGTCACCACGCTCAACGGGTTCCCGGACGGCGAGCCACACCACGTGAACGTAGCCTGGTCGGGTGACTCGGCCGTCGGGTTCTACACGTCACATCTGGGCTTCAGCCGCTCCACCAACCTGGGGCGGTCGGCCTATGGCCCGGCCACCGGCGCAAAGGTCGGGCTGCACTTCGCCGCCGACTGCGTGTCGAAGGATAACCTGATCCACACCGAATGGTTGGTGCGCGACAACGGAGCGTTGGTGCGCCAACTGGGCTTCGACCCGGACAACGTCGCGCGCGACATCGCCGAGCGCGGCAATACCCGCAATCGCTTCGTCAATTCCCCCGAAACGCGTCTGGTGGGCCAGACCCCGCGCGCGCCGCTCGACATCGACGCCGGCACGCCCGAAGGCTATGTCCGGACGCTGTTTCACGATATCTGGAACCTGCGTCGACTGGACCGGATGGCCGACCACTACGACGCCGACATGATCCTTCATGCCGGCGGCGGGCGGGAGGCGCAGGGCCTGCGCAATGCAAGCGCCCTTTACCTGTCGGTAATGGCGGCCATCCCAGATGGCGTGATGCGAGTGCAGAACGTCTGCTGGTCCGAAGAAACCGACGGTCCGATCCTGGCCGTGCGCTGGTTGCTGGAAGGATCGAGCGCCCGCGGAGGCGTCTTGGGTGACGCGGTGCCCGTAGGCCGCCCGGTGGCAATGATGGGTGTCTCGCACCTCCGCTTCGAAGGCGGTCGGATCGTCGAGGAATGGATGATCTTCGACGAAATCGGCGTCATGGCCCAGGCCTGGTCGGACTGA
- a CDS encoding ABC transporter permease, translating to MMVVVFFGVYVIDILISPDAPPAEVAATMARFGFDQPVYVQFFRFVGNALQGDLGRSFVHGESAVSLILSYMPATLELAILGLFFSILIGVPLGVYAGYKADRWQGRAIMTGSIFGFSLPNFWVGMLLILIFAVELQWLPSTGRGDTVEVFGLRLSIFTWDGLQHMLLPALTLALYKASLVTRLARAGTQEALMQDYVKFARAKGLSETRILVVHVLKNIMIPIITVLGLELGSMIAFSVVTETVFAWPGMGKLLIDSILTLDRPVIVAYLMMTVIIFIVINLVVDVIYTLLDPRVRVKGSAI from the coding sequence ATGATGGTCGTCGTATTCTTCGGCGTCTACGTGATCGACATCCTGATATCCCCCGACGCGCCGCCCGCCGAGGTTGCGGCCACGATGGCGCGCTTCGGATTTGATCAACCGGTGTACGTCCAATTCTTCCGGTTCGTCGGCAACGCGTTGCAGGGCGATCTGGGGCGCAGCTTCGTCCATGGCGAAAGCGCTGTCAGCCTGATCCTGTCCTATATGCCCGCCACGCTGGAACTCGCAATTCTGGGCCTTTTCTTCTCGATCCTCATCGGTGTGCCCCTTGGCGTCTATGCGGGTTACAAGGCCGACCGCTGGCAAGGCCGCGCGATCATGACCGGGTCGATCTTCGGCTTTTCGCTGCCCAATTTCTGGGTCGGCATGTTGCTGATCCTGATCTTCGCGGTCGAGTTGCAATGGCTGCCCTCCACCGGGCGCGGTGACACGGTCGAGGTGTTTGGCCTGCGCCTGTCGATCTTCACATGGGACGGATTGCAGCACATGCTTTTGCCCGCCCTCACACTGGCGCTCTATAAGGCGTCATTGGTCACGCGGCTGGCGCGGGCAGGTACGCAAGAGGCGCTGATGCAGGACTATGTGAAGTTCGCGCGCGCCAAGGGACTGTCGGAAACGCGCATCCTTGTGGTGCATGTGCTCAAGAATATCATGATCCCGATCATCACGGTTCTGGGCCTTGAGTTGGGATCCATGATCGCCTTCTCGGTCGTGACGGAAACCGTCTTCGCGTGGCCCGGCATGGGCAAGTTGCTGATCGACAGCATCCTGACGCTGGACCGCCCGGTGATCGTCGCCTACCTGATGATGACCGTGATCATCTTCATCGTGATCAACCTTGTCGTGGATGTGATCTACACGCTGCTCGATCCGCGTGTCCGGGTGAAGGGGAGCGCGATATGA
- a CDS encoding carbohydrate ABC transporter permease — MPHGTFAKFILPSLTAMFLFIALPIVSIIYQSFFIEHEQIMITVEACDPFRCVEEVRIDAEAMIALREEQPAGRFNGLATYTDSAHLAFSEIQRIWSSSPDAWAALDRIFELPFYRALVFTLAYTFIVTPASIGLGFLVALAVNRIPQFFRGAVVYFSLLPMIVPSLLGSLILFWMIDARGIIGSFLQALFNDPELSVKADPVLTWITLFAYGTWSSTPFVFIIFFAALQTVPRDTLEASMVDGASRLDRVRFVVIPHLAPVATFLLVVSIMDNFRVFEAIIGFSAQAHASSLSSLIFNDLRSGEIPLFGSAAATSIMTIFCIGLLMTPSIRRSWTAFQTKT; from the coding sequence ATGCCGCATGGTACATTTGCCAAGTTCATCCTTCCGTCCCTGACGGCGATGTTCCTGTTCATTGCCCTGCCGATCGTCTCGATCATCTACCAGTCCTTTTTCATCGAGCATGAGCAGATCATGATCACGGTGGAGGCCTGCGATCCGTTCCGATGCGTCGAGGAAGTGCGGATTGACGCCGAGGCCATGATCGCCCTGCGCGAGGAGCAACCGGCCGGTCGGTTCAACGGCTTGGCGACCTACACCGACAGTGCACATCTGGCCTTTTCCGAGATCCAGAGGATCTGGTCCAGTTCCCCGGATGCCTGGGCGGCGCTCGACCGGATCTTCGAACTGCCCTTCTACCGCGCGCTTGTCTTCACGCTGGCCTATACCTTCATCGTGACGCCGGCCTCGATCGGCCTCGGCTTTCTGGTGGCGCTGGCGGTCAATCGCATCCCGCAGTTTTTCCGCGGCGCGGTGGTCTACTTCTCGCTCCTGCCGATGATCGTACCGTCCCTTCTCGGCTCGCTGATCCTGTTCTGGATGATCGACGCGCGCGGGATCATCGGGTCGTTTCTGCAGGCATTGTTCAACGACCCCGAATTGTCGGTGAAGGCCGACCCCGTCCTGACCTGGATCACCCTGTTCGCCTACGGGACGTGGAGTTCGACGCCCTTCGTCTTCATCATCTTCTTCGCAGCCCTGCAGACGGTTCCGCGCGATACGCTGGAGGCCTCGATGGTGGACGGCGCATCGCGCCTCGACCGGGTGCGCTTCGTCGTTATTCCGCACCTGGCTCCAGTCGCGACGTTCCTTCTTGTCGTCAGCATCATGGATAATTTCCGTGTGTTCGAAGCGATCATCGGCTTCAGCGCGCAGGCGCATGCCTCATCCCTGTCGTCACTGATCTTCAACGATCTGCGCAGCGGAGAGATTCCGCTGTTCGGATCGGCTGCGGCGACATCGATCATGACGATCTTCTGTATCGGCCTTCTGATGACCCCTTCGATCCGGCGCAGCTGGACCGCATTCCAGACCAAGACCTGA
- a CDS encoding ABC transporter substrate-binding protein: MIHLRSTAIASLMLSALAAPALADCPDFGEGSLRLLSNEHASVDIVVNRIEECATDDFTVSANLNTEHATIQGPALSVFPSEYNVVVIANGSLTSLLNADLVRPLDDLIAEYGEQLLPHQQIRVNGQTVAIAFMANAQHFFFREDVLEQAGVPVPTTYEEVIEAARAIREQGIMEYPLAATMIPEWSLAQEFVNMYLGRGGEFFEAGSGAPNIDEEKAIATLQMLREMSTYMNPDYLTFTTDAIVPIWEAGEVAMANLWGSQASTFLPENSPVPDIAAATRFAAAPSVGGNDVPATTVWWDGFAIPRNITDEDAATAFQAMMYGLSPEMVAENPTAAVWLIDGYEPTDAAVGIIASVQGGAPSYSMLPYMGLMHDAFGSNMAAFMTGGKTAEETLADALRDYETSARQAGFLD, from the coding sequence ATGATCCACCTGCGTTCCACCGCCATCGCGAGCCTGATGCTTTCGGCCCTCGCTGCGCCCGCCCTCGCCGACTGCCCTGACTTCGGTGAGGGATCGTTGCGCCTGCTGTCAAACGAACACGCCTCCGTCGACATCGTCGTAAACCGGATCGAGGAATGCGCCACCGACGATTTCACCGTCAGCGCGAACCTCAATACTGAACACGCAACCATCCAGGGTCCGGCACTGTCGGTATTCCCGTCGGAGTACAACGTCGTCGTGATCGCCAACGGCTCGCTCACCTCGCTGCTCAATGCAGATCTCGTCCGTCCGCTCGACGACTTGATCGCAGAATATGGCGAACAGCTTCTGCCGCATCAGCAGATCCGCGTGAATGGGCAGACCGTGGCGATCGCGTTCATGGCCAACGCGCAGCACTTCTTTTTCCGCGAGGACGTACTGGAGCAGGCCGGCGTGCCCGTCCCCACCACCTATGAAGAGGTTATCGAAGCTGCCCGCGCGATCCGCGAGCAGGGAATCATGGAATATCCCCTGGCCGCAACGATGATCCCGGAATGGTCGCTCGCCCAGGAGTTCGTGAACATGTATCTCGGCCGCGGCGGAGAATTCTTCGAGGCCGGGTCAGGCGCTCCGAACATTGACGAGGAGAAGGCCATCGCAACGCTCCAAATGCTGCGCGAGATGAGCACCTACATGAACCCCGATTACCTGACCTTCACCACCGATGCGATCGTGCCGATCTGGGAAGCGGGCGAAGTTGCCATGGCGAACCTTTGGGGTTCGCAGGCATCGACGTTCCTGCCCGAGAACAGCCCGGTGCCGGACATCGCGGCCGCGACCCGGTTCGCGGCGGCGCCGTCGGTCGGCGGCAACGACGTGCCCGCGACCACCGTGTGGTGGGACGGGTTCGCCATTCCTCGCAACATCACTGACGAGGATGCGGCTACCGCGTTCCAGGCAATGATGTATGGCCTATCGCCTGAAATGGTTGCGGAAAACCCGACCGCCGCCGTGTGGCTGATTGATGGATATGAGCCCACCGATGCCGCTGTCGGTATCATCGCCAGCGTGCAGGGCGGGGCGCCCAGCTACTCGATGCTGCCCTACATGGGGCTGATGCACGATGCCTTCGGCTCCAACATGGCCGCCTTCATGACCGGCGGAAAGACGGCCGAGGAAACCCTCGCCGACGCGCTGCGGGATTACGAGACCTCGGCCCGGCAGGCCGGTTTCCTCGACTGA